Proteins encoded within one genomic window of Tidjanibacter massiliensis:
- a CDS encoding CD225/dispanin family protein — protein MRRFAWMAAAAICAAVPSLAAEGQASLRSCGMRSVCGLSGISARDSLRTSVPADRRFLPTSRRIDRGINDICYAYKGEMAIGFAASYGTLTSDDTDLMLILDGIDMKGSVFTLNPSFGYFIKDNICLGVRFGYTRTQGTLGHVSLNLGSANDISMSLSDVGFKNRMTTMGAFMRSYAGVDPKGHFGLFGELELMFRMGTSVFSYAPEGGVKSTDGSNMQVRIAFSSGVAVYIFPNVCCTLSFGLGGFQFSKVNQKDAAGNVTGSRQASKLLLRLNLADIKIGLNFHL, from the coding sequence ATGAGACGCTTTGCATGGATGGCTGCCGCCGCAATATGCGCCGCCGTTCCGTCTCTGGCTGCGGAGGGGCAGGCCTCCCTGCGCAGCTGCGGCATGCGTTCTGTCTGCGGTTTGAGCGGGATTTCCGCCCGCGATTCGCTGCGTACTTCCGTGCCGGCCGACAGGCGGTTCCTGCCGACCTCCCGGCGTATCGACCGGGGGATAAACGATATATGCTATGCCTACAAGGGCGAGATGGCGATAGGATTCGCGGCCTCCTACGGTACGCTGACGAGCGACGACACGGACCTGATGCTGATACTCGACGGCATCGACATGAAAGGCAGCGTGTTTACGCTCAACCCCTCGTTCGGCTACTTCATAAAGGACAACATCTGTCTCGGCGTCCGGTTCGGCTATACCCGGACGCAGGGGACGCTGGGCCATGTGTCGCTCAATCTCGGTTCGGCCAACGACATCAGCATGTCGCTGTCGGATGTCGGTTTCAAGAACCGGATGACCACCATGGGGGCGTTCATGCGCTCGTATGCGGGCGTGGACCCGAAGGGGCATTTCGGGCTGTTCGGCGAGCTGGAGCTGATGTTCCGCATGGGAACGTCGGTCTTCTCCTATGCGCCGGAGGGGGGCGTCAAGAGTACCGACGGCAGCAACATGCAGGTACGCATAGCCTTCAGCTCGGGCGTCGCGGTCTACATATTTCCCAATGTGTGCTGTACGCTGTCATTCGGGTTGGGCGGTTTCCAGTTCAGCAAAGTGAACCAGAAGGATGCTGCGGGCAATGTGACGGGCAGCCGGCAGGCTTCGAAGCTGTTGTTGCGCCTGAACCTCGCCGATATCAAGATAGGTTTGAATTTCCATCTTTAG
- a CDS encoding DUF4493 domain-containing protein, which translates to MRRYMNRTAVSLAACALLLAGCVKDAPVGERGGEGECILQLSVSLPDQSRADDGAYDALALSTMRIYSLTDDGEGGTAENLIRKYRPATEVPTDLYLAAGRYRVAVEAGDGSEATFTRKSYAGGETFTLAAGDVKPLPIVCRITNIAVKVVFDGTVAQRFDEGYLAYVSASDDFSKTDAENSLVPTLKYTSDGTGYFLLPEGTKHLSWGFYGTSSDADVSAKGTKTGRIELPEPGMQYTLTFRYSKDADGELTVNVQVREWESSHDDNFNFSPQPAVSGDGFNIGEVTGYHTDPIRFAISSINPLAAVAFTAGEEYYEVMAGGEVVGSGADGISYSRTDAFNGVLTLDGDFFAGLPAGINTLDFLVTDTDGSEGKAAARIAVAGATGLVSSDLWFGTATAGAAVTDPGVVSVKIRYRVQGSDEWTEADAVRGADGYTYMAAVSGIGAGRRYEFRLVTDGSESGPLAVADTEYGVQLPNAGFEEWHQSGKPWYPYAAGGTEFWGTGNPGATTAGGEYNLTTGVEDPRPGSEGRLAAKLETKKPSFFGIGKLAAGNLFVGSFGAVSGMGGTVNMGRPFDFNARPAALRVWYKYTPVGSDKGRIFVCLVNMTDGSTSHTVDTNNAEKTAFLPDDEFLYADKSNPSTLQGHVIGYGDLMLETQVGEWTEVTIPLVYRDKYASERPNVLILTAAASYRGDYFEGEVGSTMFLDDVEFIY; encoded by the coding sequence ATGAGAAGATATATGAACCGTACGGCCGTGTCGCTGGCTGCTTGTGCCCTGTTGCTGGCCGGGTGCGTCAAGGATGCTCCTGTCGGTGAACGCGGTGGCGAGGGAGAGTGTATCCTGCAGCTCAGTGTGTCGCTCCCCGACCAGTCGCGGGCGGATGACGGAGCGTACGATGCACTCGCCTTGAGTACGATGCGCATTTACAGCCTTACGGACGACGGAGAGGGCGGCACCGCCGAAAACCTTATCCGTAAATACAGACCGGCTACGGAGGTGCCGACCGACCTCTATCTTGCGGCAGGCCGTTACAGGGTGGCGGTCGAGGCGGGCGACGGCAGCGAGGCCACCTTTACACGCAAGAGTTATGCGGGCGGGGAGACCTTTACGCTCGCGGCCGGCGACGTGAAACCGCTGCCGATAGTTTGCCGGATAACCAATATCGCCGTGAAGGTGGTGTTCGACGGGACGGTGGCCCAGCGGTTCGACGAAGGGTATCTCGCCTATGTGAGCGCCTCGGACGACTTCTCGAAGACGGATGCCGAGAACAGTCTCGTGCCGACGCTGAAATACACCTCCGACGGAACGGGTTATTTCCTCCTTCCGGAAGGGACGAAACACCTCAGTTGGGGATTCTACGGAACGAGTTCCGATGCCGACGTGTCGGCGAAGGGCACGAAGACGGGCCGGATAGAGTTACCGGAACCGGGGATGCAATATACCCTGACGTTCCGCTACTCCAAGGATGCCGACGGGGAGCTGACCGTCAACGTACAGGTGCGCGAGTGGGAGAGTTCGCACGACGACAACTTCAATTTCAGTCCCCAGCCGGCCGTCAGCGGCGACGGGTTCAACATCGGGGAGGTGACAGGATATCATACCGACCCGATTCGTTTCGCGATATCTTCGATAAATCCTCTCGCGGCCGTTGCCTTTACCGCCGGGGAAGAGTACTATGAGGTGATGGCCGGCGGCGAGGTCGTCGGCTCCGGAGCCGACGGAATCTCCTATTCCCGTACGGATGCATTCAACGGCGTGCTCACGCTCGACGGTGATTTCTTCGCCGGACTGCCGGCGGGCATCAATACGCTGGATTTCCTCGTGACCGATACGGACGGAAGCGAGGGCAAGGCTGCGGCGCGGATAGCGGTGGCCGGAGCGACGGGGCTCGTGTCGTCCGACCTCTGGTTCGGCACGGCGACGGCAGGGGCGGCCGTGACCGACCCCGGTGTCGTCTCCGTAAAGATACGTTACCGCGTGCAGGGCAGCGACGAGTGGACGGAAGCCGATGCTGTGCGGGGTGCCGACGGATATACCTATATGGCTGCCGTTTCGGGTATCGGAGCCGGCCGGCGCTATGAGTTCCGGCTCGTGACGGACGGTTCGGAGAGCGGACCGCTCGCAGTGGCGGATACCGAATACGGGGTGCAGCTGCCGAACGCCGGTTTTGAAGAGTGGCATCAGTCCGGCAAACCGTGGTATCCTTATGCCGCGGGCGGTACGGAGTTCTGGGGAACGGGCAATCCCGGTGCTACCACGGCGGGCGGGGAGTACAACCTGACGACGGGTGTGGAGGACCCCCGGCCCGGTTCGGAGGGGCGTCTTGCCGCAAAACTGGAGACCAAGAAGCCGAGTTTCTTCGGTATCGGCAAGCTGGCTGCGGGCAATCTCTTCGTGGGGTCGTTCGGCGCCGTTTCCGGTATGGGCGGTACGGTCAATATGGGGCGGCCGTTCGATTTCAATGCACGGCCCGCGGCGTTGCGGGTATGGTACAAATATACCCCGGTGGGAAGCGACAAGGGGAGAATATTCGTCTGTCTGGTCAATATGACCGACGGCAGCACCAGCCATACGGTGGATACGAACAATGCCGAAAAGACCGCTTTCTTGCCTGACGACGAATTTCTGTATGCCGACAAGAGCAACCCGTCGACGTTGCAAGGACACGTCATCGGCTACGGCGATTTGATGCTTGAAACGCAGGTAGGCGAATGGACGGAGGTGACCATACCGCTCGTTTACCGCGACAAGTACGCTTCGGAGCGGCCGAACGTGCTCATACTGACCGCTGCGGCAAGTTATAGGGGTGATTATTTCGAAGGGGAGGTGGGCAGTACCATGTTCCTCGACGATGTGGAATTCATCTATTAG
- a CDS encoding PCMD domain-containing protein, translating to MKRFRRLLLMLPVLAAVSCIRNDIPYPVVVLEILGVAGEGFTCEASDIDTKNNIVTLHLAETTDISRVRIDSIALTEGATASIPLSGEFDLRADLPVVLSLYQDYEWTLRAEQTITRVFTVEGQIGAAEFDTDLRTARVNVPEGTDLNDIRVTELKLGPEGITTMTPAPEELTSFETYRTVDIRYHDFEERWILYVVPTDIKVELTGTDAWTRLVWLYAQGRPGTALGFRYRVQGAGEWSEVPAEKVETEGGTFRACLSGLEPLTTYEVVAYSDEELSAVETVTTGAEVPLVNGGFEEWCTEGGIVYPGLSKEGIFWDTGNTGAAIAGATLTDKTSDVRPGSDGQYAAKLESKLAGIAGVGRLAAGNLFVGRYVATRGTNGIVGFGRPFAVRPTALKGWVKYQCGEITDVGTTQPPGVTLSKGNPDNGIIYFALGTWTKEEYGVCEKEEGDKLVGTDEVPICVDTRDRNTFFSPDSPAVVAYGELVLDRSVTEWQEFTIKLDYRATDIVPTHIVLVCSASRYGDYYTGSRNSILWVDDFELVYDE from the coding sequence ATGAAGAGATTCCGTCGATTGTTGCTGATGTTGCCGGTGCTGGCCGCCGTGTCGTGTATCCGGAACGACATTCCCTACCCTGTAGTCGTGCTGGAGATTCTCGGTGTGGCGGGGGAGGGCTTCACATGCGAAGCCTCCGATATCGATACGAAAAACAATATCGTTACGCTGCACCTCGCCGAAACCACCGACATAAGCCGCGTGCGTATCGACTCCATCGCCCTGACCGAAGGAGCGACCGCTTCCATCCCCCTGTCGGGCGAGTTTGACCTGCGGGCCGACCTGCCCGTGGTGCTGTCGCTCTATCAGGATTACGAATGGACGCTGCGGGCCGAACAGACGATAACCCGCGTGTTTACGGTCGAGGGACAGATAGGGGCTGCCGAATTCGATACCGACTTGCGCACAGCACGGGTGAATGTGCCGGAGGGTACCGACCTGAACGATATACGGGTGACGGAACTGAAACTCGGGCCGGAGGGTATCACGACCATGACGCCTGCCCCGGAGGAGCTGACCTCTTTCGAGACTTACCGCACCGTGGACATACGCTACCACGATTTCGAGGAGCGGTGGATACTCTATGTGGTTCCTACGGATATCAAGGTGGAACTTACCGGGACGGATGCCTGGACGCGGCTTGTCTGGCTCTATGCGCAGGGCAGGCCGGGTACTGCGCTCGGTTTCCGCTACCGTGTGCAGGGTGCCGGGGAGTGGAGCGAAGTGCCTGCCGAAAAGGTCGAGACGGAGGGCGGGACTTTCCGGGCCTGTTTGTCGGGCCTGGAGCCCCTGACGACTTACGAGGTGGTGGCCTATTCCGACGAGGAACTCTCCGCCGTGGAGACGGTGACGACCGGAGCGGAGGTGCCGCTCGTGAACGGCGGTTTCGAGGAGTGGTGTACGGAGGGCGGTATCGTCTATCCCGGTCTCTCGAAAGAGGGCATCTTTTGGGATACGGGCAATACGGGTGCGGCGATAGCCGGTGCGACGCTGACGGACAAGACTTCCGATGTGCGTCCCGGTTCCGACGGGCAGTATGCCGCGAAACTCGAATCGAAACTGGCCGGCATCGCCGGTGTAGGCCGTCTCGCGGCCGGTAATCTCTTCGTCGGGCGTTATGTCGCCACGCGGGGGACGAACGGCATCGTCGGCTTCGGACGTCCCTTCGCAGTACGTCCTACGGCACTGAAGGGATGGGTGAAATACCAGTGCGGGGAGATAACGGATGTCGGTACGACACAGCCGCCCGGCGTGACGCTCTCTAAAGGTAACCCCGACAACGGCATTATCTATTTCGCCCTCGGAACGTGGACGAAAGAGGAGTACGGCGTTTGCGAAAAGGAGGAGGGAGACAAACTGGTGGGAACCGACGAAGTGCCCATATGCGTGGATACCCGCGACAGGAATACTTTCTTCAGTCCTGACAGCCCTGCGGTGGTGGCCTACGGCGAACTGGTGCTCGACCGTTCGGTCACCGAGTGGCAGGAGTTCACGATAAAGCTCGATTACCGGGCGACGGATATCGTTCCCACGCATATCGTCCTCGTTTGCTCGGCGTCGCGGTATGGCGATTACTATACCGGGAGCCGCAACAGTATCCTGTGGGTGGACGATTTCGAACTGGTTTACGATGAATGA